A genomic window from Streptomyces sp. NBC_01429 includes:
- a CDS encoding phosphotriesterase family protein, with the protein MHHLTTVAGPLPVAAVRGPALAHEHLVLDLDRTGDGAAVLDAKRHRSAVTTELSALREEFGLCLVVELTCRGMGRDPRALARVSAESGVAVVAATGWYYEPFHPHDIGTASVEQLTETLVHEITAGFGDTGIRPGVLGEIGSHGDRPSEPETRALLASARAALATGLSVATHAQLGRGGPAQLELLTGTGLPAHRISIGHQDLLDEPSVHRELAASGAYVAFDTVGKESYQSDGTRLRLLLALLEAGHADRALLSCDISRHGYLEAEGGQGYGHLLRSFLPRLRAAGVDDDLIDLMTRRNPVRFLTGADPDADPGADPGVATGTGTGIATGTGTGFGSDAEEI; encoded by the coding sequence ATGCACCACCTCACCACTGTCGCCGGGCCGCTGCCCGTTGCCGCCGTACGCGGCCCGGCGCTCGCCCATGAACATCTGGTCCTCGATCTCGACCGTACGGGCGACGGCGCCGCGGTCCTCGACGCCAAGCGCCACCGGAGTGCCGTCACCACCGAACTGTCCGCCCTGCGGGAGGAGTTCGGGCTCTGCCTGGTCGTCGAGCTGACCTGCCGGGGCATGGGCCGCGACCCGCGCGCGCTGGCCCGCGTCTCCGCGGAGTCAGGGGTCGCGGTCGTAGCCGCCACCGGCTGGTACTACGAACCGTTCCATCCCCACGACATCGGTACGGCGAGCGTCGAACAGCTCACCGAGACGCTCGTCCACGAGATCACCGCCGGGTTCGGCGACACCGGGATCCGGCCCGGGGTGCTCGGGGAGATCGGCAGCCACGGGGACCGTCCGAGCGAGCCCGAGACCCGCGCCCTGCTCGCCTCCGCGCGCGCCGCGCTCGCCACCGGCCTGTCCGTCGCCACCCACGCCCAGCTGGGGCGCGGCGGCCCGGCACAGCTGGAGCTGCTCACGGGTACGGGGCTGCCCGCGCACCGGATCTCGATCGGACACCAGGATCTGCTGGACGAGCCGTCGGTCCACCGTGAACTGGCGGCGAGCGGGGCCTACGTCGCCTTCGACACCGTCGGCAAGGAGAGCTATCAGAGCGACGGGACCCGGCTGCGGCTGCTGCTGGCCCTGCTGGAGGCCGGACACGCGGACCGTGCCCTGCTGAGCTGCGACATCTCGCGCCACGGCTATCTGGAGGCGGAGGGCGGGCAGGGATACGGGCACCTCTTGCGGTCCTTCCTGCCCCGGCTGCGCGCGGCGGGCGTGGACGACGACCTGATCGACCTGATGACGCGCCGCAACCCGGTGCGTTTCCTGACCGGAGCGGACCCCGACGCGGACCCCGGAGCTGACCCCGGCGTGGCTACCGGCACCGGCACCGGCATTGCCACCGGCACCGGCACCGGATTCGGCTCCGACGCGGAGGAGATCTGA
- a CDS encoding FadR/GntR family transcriptional regulator: MTAAPSSPPGRVAPPAQRGLLTERIARQLEHDIRSGEIAVGTKLPSERELAVQFHASRNVVREVLRRLEAQHLIQVEPGRGSFVCEQTSQQARNYDALYRAGRPTVRQLIEARLPLEVETVRLATARATEEDIATIRAARDALETATDFVRKAQADVDFHDAIAAASGNPVLRIMLSSISGMMFEMMLRSNSDPSIGEPGIPHHPEIFEAIVARDVELACERMRAHLTLGLRTYGADLDLNVNVMARQHIETLLGESNGSGRH, translated from the coding sequence ATGACAGCTGCCCCTTCCTCACCGCCGGGCCGTGTCGCACCCCCCGCCCAACGCGGACTCCTGACCGAGCGCATCGCGCGTCAGCTGGAGCACGACATCCGGTCCGGAGAGATCGCCGTGGGGACCAAGCTGCCCTCGGAGCGCGAGCTGGCCGTTCAGTTTCACGCCAGCCGGAACGTGGTGCGTGAGGTGCTGCGGCGGCTGGAGGCCCAGCACCTGATCCAGGTCGAGCCGGGCCGGGGTTCGTTCGTATGCGAGCAGACGTCCCAGCAGGCGCGCAACTACGACGCGCTGTACCGCGCGGGACGCCCCACGGTCCGGCAGCTCATCGAGGCGCGGCTCCCGCTGGAGGTGGAGACCGTCCGGCTGGCGACGGCGCGGGCGACGGAGGAGGACATCGCCACGATCCGGGCGGCCAGGGACGCCCTGGAAACGGCGACCGACTTCGTCCGCAAGGCCCAGGCGGACGTCGATTTTCATGACGCGATCGCGGCCGCGAGCGGCAATCCCGTTCTCCGGATCATGCTGTCGTCGATCAGCGGGATGATGTTCGAGATGATGCTCCGCTCGAATTCCGATCCGTCGATCGGTGAGCCGGGCATTCCGCACCACCCCGAGATCTTCGAGGCGATCGTCGCGCGCGATGTCGAGTTGGCCTGCGAACGCATGCGCGCGCATCTCACTCTGGGCCTGCGCACCTATGGCGCGGATCTCGATCTGAACGTGAACGTGATGGCGCGTCAGCACATCGAGACGCTGCTCGGCGAGTCCAACGGCAGTGGCAGGCACTGA
- a CDS encoding PRD domain-containing protein → MDDQLALRIQLFRESGQVRPQVAEFVAHELDALAAEGFTITEDTSSMLTSHLMMALNRLLDGTPIEGFTTDEQVAAELTDHPEALDRARALAGRAQRALGAPLPDSEINFLGLHLAVLARATPKQRTQP, encoded by the coding sequence ATGGATGACCAGCTTGCCCTCCGCATCCAGCTGTTCCGTGAAAGCGGCCAGGTCAGACCCCAGGTCGCCGAGTTCGTCGCGCACGAACTGGACGCCCTGGCCGCCGAGGGGTTCACCATCACCGAGGACACCAGCTCCATGCTCACCAGCCATCTCATGATGGCGCTCAACCGGCTCCTCGACGGCACACCGATCGAGGGGTTCACGACCGACGAGCAGGTGGCGGCCGAACTCACCGACCATCCCGAAGCACTCGACAGGGCCCGCGCCCTCGCCGGACGGGCTCAGCGGGCGCTGGGCGCGCCCCTGCCGGACTCCGAGATCAATTTCCTGGGCCTGCACCTCGCCGTGCTCGCCCGTGCCACACCGAAGCAAAGGACTCAGCCATGA
- the yhfZ gene encoding GntR family transcriptional regulator YhfZ, with the protein MIGFDERFLTRNGLAAQQLAVLLLKYEPDARLPRIRDFAEKLGVGNGTVQAALQILERAGAIETTARGHLGTFLVGSDRAALWRLSGLGTLLAAMPLPYSRRYEGLATGLRSAFEAAGAPFAITFMRGAGARTAALLAGKVDLVVLSRFAADRLIEEHPVELVADLGPATYVGAHGLLLRHGLDPDAPGLRVAVDPASEDQRMLAERAFAGRTDIEWVEASYMHLRDLFERDRADATVWNLDEVQALLGESVDVRPLGDEVTRELSLRNSSAAVIGRAEGATALGAVRDSLDLSVITDLQAEVLRGERTPMY; encoded by the coding sequence ATGATCGGCTTCGATGAGCGCTTCCTGACCCGCAACGGCCTCGCGGCGCAGCAGTTGGCCGTTCTCCTGCTGAAGTACGAGCCGGACGCCCGGCTGCCGCGCATCCGGGATTTCGCCGAGAAGCTCGGTGTCGGCAACGGGACGGTGCAGGCGGCGCTCCAGATACTGGAGAGAGCGGGCGCCATCGAGACAACGGCACGCGGCCACCTGGGAACCTTCCTGGTCGGCTCGGACCGCGCCGCTCTCTGGCGGCTGTCCGGGCTCGGCACGCTGCTCGCGGCGATGCCCCTGCCGTACTCCCGCCGTTACGAGGGGCTGGCCACCGGGCTGCGGTCGGCGTTCGAGGCGGCGGGCGCTCCGTTCGCGATCACCTTCATGCGCGGTGCCGGTGCCCGTACGGCCGCGCTGCTCGCCGGCAAGGTCGATCTGGTGGTGCTCTCGCGGTTCGCCGCCGACCGGCTGATCGAGGAGCACCCGGTGGAGCTGGTCGCGGATCTGGGGCCGGCGACCTATGTGGGCGCGCACGGCCTGCTGCTGCGGCACGGTCTGGACCCGGACGCGCCGGGACTGCGTGTCGCGGTCGACCCGGCGTCGGAGGACCAGCGCATGCTCGCCGAGCGCGCGTTCGCCGGGCGTACCGATATCGAGTGGGTGGAGGCGTCGTACATGCACCTGCGCGATCTGTTCGAGCGGGACAGGGCCGATGCGACGGTCTGGAATCTCGATGAGGTACAGGCGCTGCTCGGGGAGAGCGTGGACGTGCGGCCGTTGGGCGACGAGGTGACGCGTGAGCTGTCTCTGCGCAACTCCAGCGCCGCGGTGATCGGCAGGGCCGAGGGTGCGACGGCCCTCGGTGCGGTCCGGGATTCGCTCGACCTGTCGGTGATCACTGATCTTCAGGCCGAGGTGTTGAGGGGGGAGCGCACTCCCATGTACTGA
- a CDS encoding helix-turn-helix domain-containing protein — protein sequence MSRPDNSLGEALRAWRDRLTTDDVGLPATGRRRTAGLRREELASLAGISVDYLLRLEQGRARCPSRHVVASIARALRLTGDEVCHLHLVAGLLPPVPGEVPQEVPPSVDRLISRWEGISVGVFSASWTLLTWTRSWAALLGDPETRPPRERNLVRAVFAEPSTADRSVLFPTTDRSDVAFKAALVADLRLARAAYPGERGLAELVEETARVSADFRELWATATLGSRLGGRTRIQHPLVGEIVLDSDVLKVPDHDVRIMTYTAEPGTPDAEKLGLLRGTAVRTALPLPAG from the coding sequence ATGAGCCGGCCGGACAACTCCCTGGGTGAGGCACTGCGTGCCTGGCGCGACCGCCTCACGACGGACGACGTCGGCCTGCCGGCCACGGGACGCCGTCGGACGGCCGGGCTGCGTCGCGAGGAGCTCGCGTCACTTGCCGGAATCTCCGTCGACTACCTCCTGCGCCTTGAGCAGGGCCGGGCCCGCTGCCCGTCGCGCCATGTGGTCGCCTCGATTGCCCGTGCGCTGCGCCTGACGGGCGACGAGGTGTGCCATCTGCATCTTGTCGCTGGACTGCTCCCGCCGGTGCCGGGTGAGGTTCCGCAGGAGGTACCGCCGAGCGTCGACCGGCTCATCAGCCGTTGGGAGGGCATTTCCGTGGGAGTGTTCTCGGCCTCGTGGACCCTGCTGACCTGGACGCGGTCCTGGGCGGCCTTGCTGGGCGACCCGGAGACCCGACCACCGCGGGAACGGAACCTGGTACGAGCGGTCTTCGCCGAACCGTCCACGGCTGACCGCTCCGTCCTCTTCCCCACCACCGACCGGAGCGACGTCGCCTTCAAAGCGGCTCTTGTCGCCGATCTGCGGCTCGCTCGCGCCGCGTACCCGGGGGAGAGAGGACTCGCCGAACTGGTCGAGGAGACCGCACGGGTCAGCGCCGACTTCCGGGAGCTGTGGGCCACCGCGACGCTTGGTTCGCGCCTCGGCGGCCGTACGCGGATCCAGCACCCGCTCGTCGGGGAGATCGTGCTGGACAGCGATGTGCTGAAGGTGCCGGACCACGACGTGAGGATCATGACGTACACCGCAGAGCCCGGCACACCGGACGCGGAGAAGCTCGGCCTTCTGCGGGGCACCGCCGTCCGCACCGCACTGCCGCTTCCCGCCGGATGA
- a CDS encoding YhfT family protein: MSTAVLAASTSLDLSLPQKLFVIALCALTAFIAHLALAVFNDGVRPFLLDFIQGRTTRSATTAVSFGLSAGFIFGLGAPMALASGVLNPWLLFLPTDILGILAPRKWLAPLLGGAWGAVVVFGLNGANDVAHDLPVDFLTAMQQMSTPILFLFTLFPVLAITRQFGRLRGGLAAVLEVALVVMTMKLWPSVFAGSLAMAVGVLLLIGFAVRKDLLQRRTDRAAARAAGDSGGSGTGPVGQAAGGAVGEPAGDDPMASLFSSSALRLRRHLPLFMVLGAGICVLAQMHVFGGGEATSFLIAKGQYGEAAQVDFYRVFGFVPLIATTALASGAYGIAGFTLVYPLGYLMPNPVLAAVVGAVVFALEVLALSSIGKLLGKLPSVRDSSEYLRGAISETLQLAILFGSLLAANVMGGGLAILIVGGLYLLNEAMGRPVVRMAAAPAAVIVGGVLLNVLYWLDLFTPVKG; the protein is encoded by the coding sequence GTGAGCACCGCCGTCCTCGCAGCGAGTACGAGTCTGGATCTCTCGCTGCCGCAGAAGCTGTTCGTCATAGCCCTGTGCGCGCTGACCGCGTTCATCGCGCACCTGGCACTGGCCGTCTTCAACGACGGCGTCCGGCCGTTCCTGCTCGACTTCATCCAGGGCCGTACCACCCGCAGTGCCACCACGGCGGTGTCCTTCGGGCTCTCCGCCGGCTTCATCTTCGGCCTCGGCGCACCGATGGCCCTGGCCAGCGGCGTCCTGAACCCCTGGCTGCTCTTCCTGCCCACCGACATCCTCGGCATCCTCGCCCCCCGGAAGTGGCTCGCGCCGCTGCTCGGCGGCGCGTGGGGCGCGGTGGTCGTCTTCGGCCTCAACGGGGCCAACGACGTGGCACACGACCTGCCCGTCGACTTCCTGACCGCGATGCAGCAGATGTCGACGCCGATCCTGTTCCTGTTCACCCTCTTCCCGGTGCTCGCCATCACCAGGCAGTTCGGGCGGCTGCGCGGCGGACTCGCGGCCGTGCTGGAAGTGGCGCTCGTGGTCATGACCATGAAGCTCTGGCCCAGCGTCTTCGCCGGTTCCCTCGCGATGGCGGTCGGGGTGCTGCTGCTCATCGGCTTCGCCGTCCGCAAGGACCTGCTCCAGCGCCGGACCGACCGGGCCGCCGCCCGCGCGGCCGGGGACAGCGGCGGATCTGGTACGGGACCGGTCGGACAGGCGGCCGGGGGAGCGGTCGGAGAACCGGCCGGGGACGACCCGATGGCCTCCCTCTTCAGCTCCAGCGCGCTGCGGCTGCGCCGGCATCTGCCCCTGTTCATGGTGCTGGGCGCCGGTATCTGCGTACTGGCCCAGATGCATGTCTTCGGCGGCGGCGAGGCGACCAGCTTCCTGATCGCCAAGGGGCAGTACGGCGAGGCCGCCCAGGTCGACTTCTACCGCGTCTTCGGTTTCGTTCCGCTGATCGCGACGACCGCGCTCGCCTCCGGCGCGTACGGCATCGCCGGGTTCACGCTCGTCTACCCCCTCGGCTATCTGATGCCGAACCCGGTCCTCGCTGCCGTCGTCGGCGCGGTGGTCTTCGCCCTCGAAGTGCTGGCCCTGTCCTCCATCGGCAAACTCCTCGGCAAGCTGCCCAGCGTGCGCGACTCCTCCGAGTATCTGCGCGGCGCGATCTCCGAGACCCTGCAACTCGCGATCCTCTTCGGCTCGCTGCTCGCGGCCAATGTGATGGGCGGCGGACTGGCGATCCTGATCGTCGGCGGGCTCTACCTCCTCAACGAGGCGATGGGCAGGCCCGTGGTGCGTATGGCGGCGGCGCCCGCGGCGGTCATCGTCGGCGGCGTTCTCCTCAACGTCCTCTACTGGCTGGACCTCTTCACCCCGGTGAAGGGCTGA
- a CDS encoding alanine racemase, whose translation MFLDTLLTRNPALADTAAALHRSGAIPPDTYVIDADAVEANARLLAGEAERLGLTLWFVVKQLGRNPPLIRAIARHIPRSAAIDVSEARTLHAAGARPGNLGHLVQIPHRALPETLAWRPEAVTVFDLDNARAVSAAAGRLGLSQDLFVRIEGAPGAVYPGQEGGVPLDALDDFAAAVERLPSVRLAGVTAFPCVLCDPATGQPAPTPTFELALKAKQLLAARGHTVKLSAPSATSMATLPMLAELGATHGEPGHSLTGTTPLHAVDPHQPEQPAYVYVTEIAHTLADGRPALHGGGFYARADIRDALLPRTGLRLRVQDAPAENIDYYRLLDAPPAGTEVRAGECALLAFRTQIFVTRSTVAVVTGLSTGRPRLTGLYDAQGHALSGAPA comes from the coding sequence GTGTTCCTGGACACCCTCCTCACACGCAATCCCGCGCTGGCCGACACCGCCGCCGCTCTGCACCGCTCCGGCGCGATCCCGCCCGACACCTACGTCATCGACGCCGACGCCGTGGAGGCCAACGCGCGGCTGCTGGCCGGTGAGGCCGAACGGCTCGGCCTCACCCTCTGGTTCGTCGTCAAGCAGCTCGGCCGCAACCCCCCTCTCATCCGGGCCATCGCCCGGCACATCCCGCGATCCGCCGCCATCGACGTCTCCGAAGCACGCACCCTCCACGCGGCCGGCGCGCGGCCCGGCAACCTCGGCCATCTGGTGCAGATTCCCCACCGCGCCCTGCCCGAGACACTCGCCTGGCGCCCCGAAGCGGTCACCGTCTTCGACCTCGACAACGCCCGCGCCGTCTCCGCCGCCGCCGGCCGGCTCGGCCTGAGCCAGGACCTGTTCGTACGGATCGAAGGCGCCCCCGGTGCTGTCTACCCAGGCCAGGAGGGCGGCGTCCCGCTCGACGCGCTCGACGACTTCGCCGCCGCCGTCGAGCGGCTGCCGTCCGTACGGCTCGCCGGCGTCACCGCCTTCCCCTGCGTGCTGTGCGACCCCGCCACCGGACAGCCCGCACCCACTCCCACCTTCGAACTCGCCCTCAAAGCGAAACAACTCCTGGCCGCCCGGGGCCACACCGTCAAACTCAGCGCCCCGAGCGCCACCTCCATGGCCACCCTGCCCATGCTCGCCGAGCTGGGCGCGACACACGGCGAGCCCGGCCACTCCCTCACGGGGACGACCCCGCTGCACGCCGTCGACCCGCACCAGCCCGAACAACCCGCCTACGTGTACGTCACCGAGATCGCCCACACCCTGGCCGACGGCCGCCCCGCCCTCCACGGCGGCGGCTTCTACGCCCGCGCCGACATCCGCGACGCCCTGCTGCCACGCACCGGACTGCGTCTCCGTGTCCAGGACGCGCCCGCCGAGAACATCGACTACTACCGACTGCTCGACGCGCCCCCCGCCGGCACCGAGGTCCGGGCCGGCGAATGCGCGCTGCTCGCCTTCCGCACCCAGATCTTCGTCACGCGCTCGACCGTCGCCGTCGTCACCGGCCTCAGCACCGGCCGGCCCCGGCTGACCGGCCTGTACGACGCGCAGGGCCACGCTCTGTCAGGAGCCCCCGCATGA
- a CDS encoding aminotransferase class V-fold PLP-dependent enzyme: MSVQLPETFPLATFTLEDATDRQFRLLEATAAHFEGAQLFEADAGVVPGPGRPRTTARVEAVLADFFGADDAALVQGAGTGAIRAALQAVLSPGDPLLIHRAPLYRTTAVTLRGLGVRTTEADFNDRTALRAALDSGAFRWAYVQHTRQRLADSYDPGEVIAACRAAGVRTVVDDNYAVLRVPACGVELGADASCFSLFKLHGPEGVGAVVGTRDLVARVRADNYSGGGQVQGHQALDALRALTHVPVMWAIQSQVGTEVAERLAAGEVPGVAEVRLANVQDRCLLVRLDRPVARELPAAAARHGAAPYPVGSNSRYEIAPLFYRMSSSSLHDAPELADRVVRINPMRAGADLVIGILSRALHDLKG; encoded by the coding sequence ATGTCCGTACAGCTTCCCGAGACCTTCCCGCTCGCGACCTTCACCCTGGAGGACGCGACCGACCGGCAGTTCCGGCTGCTCGAAGCCACCGCCGCGCACTTCGAGGGAGCGCAGCTCTTCGAAGCGGACGCCGGTGTCGTTCCCGGGCCCGGCCGCCCCCGTACGACCGCGCGCGTCGAAGCCGTCCTCGCCGATTTCTTCGGCGCCGACGACGCCGCCCTCGTCCAGGGCGCGGGTACGGGCGCGATCCGCGCCGCGCTCCAAGCGGTCCTCTCACCCGGCGACCCGCTGCTGATCCACCGGGCCCCCCTCTACCGGACCACCGCCGTCACCCTGCGCGGCCTCGGCGTCCGCACCACCGAGGCCGACTTCAACGACCGTACGGCGCTGCGCGCGGCCCTGGACTCCGGAGCCTTCCGCTGGGCCTACGTCCAGCACACCCGGCAGCGGCTCGCCGACTCCTACGATCCGGGCGAGGTCATCGCGGCCTGCCGCGCCGCCGGGGTCCGCACGGTCGTCGACGACAACTACGCGGTGCTGCGCGTACCCGCCTGCGGAGTGGAACTCGGCGCGGACGCCTCCTGTTTCTCCCTCTTCAAACTGCACGGCCCCGAGGGCGTAGGAGCCGTCGTCGGCACCCGCGACCTCGTCGCACGCGTACGCGCCGACAACTACTCCGGCGGCGGTCAGGTCCAGGGCCACCAGGCCCTCGACGCGCTGCGCGCCCTCACCCACGTCCCCGTCATGTGGGCCATCCAGTCCCAGGTCGGCACCGAGGTCGCCGAGCGCCTCGCCGCCGGCGAGGTACCCGGCGTCGCCGAAGTCCGCCTCGCCAACGTCCAGGACCGCTGCCTGCTGGTACGCCTGGACCGCCCGGTCGCACGCGAGCTGCCCGCCGCGGCCGCACGCCACGGCGCCGCGCCCTACCCCGTGGGCTCGAACTCCCGCTACGAGATCGCCCCGCTCTTCTACCGGATGTCGAGTTCCTCGCTCCACGACGCTCCCGAGCTGGCCGACCGGGTGGTACGGATCAACCCGATGCGGGCCGGAGCCGACCTCGTGATCGGCATCCTGAGCCGCGCTCTGCACGACCTGAAGGGCTGA
- a CDS encoding FAD-dependent oxidoreductase yields MSRAIRVAIVGAGPAGIYAADALLKSDVAAAPGVSIDLFERMPAPFGLIRYGVAPDHPRIKGIVAALHQVLDKPQVRLFGNVDYPSDLALDDLHRFYDAVIFSTGADADRPLDIPGIGLDGSYGAADFVSWYDGHPDVPRTWPLAAEKVAVLGVGNVALDVARVLAKTADELLPTEIPQNVYEGLKANKALEVHVFGRRGPAQAKFSPMELRELNHSPSIEVIVDPEDIEYDDGSIATRRGNKQADMVASTLENWAIRDVGDRPHKLYLHFFESPTEILGDDGSVVALRTERTELDGTGNVRGTGRFRDWDVQAVYRAVGYLSEELPKLPFDAVSGTVPHEAGRVLDGDGVHIPSVYVTGWIKRGPVGLIGHTKGDANETVACLLTDHAAGRLEVPAEPGEDAIEEYLRERGVRFTTWEGWHRLDAHERALGEAQGRERVKVVEREEMLDASGA; encoded by the coding sequence ATGTCACGCGCGATACGGGTCGCCATCGTAGGTGCGGGTCCTGCCGGGATCTACGCTGCCGATGCCCTACTGAAGTCCGATGTCGCTGCGGCTCCAGGGGTCTCCATCGACTTGTTCGAACGGATGCCCGCTCCGTTCGGACTGATCCGCTACGGTGTCGCTCCGGACCACCCCCGGATCAAGGGCATCGTGGCCGCTCTCCACCAGGTCCTGGACAAGCCCCAGGTCCGGCTCTTCGGCAATGTCGACTATCCGAGCGATCTGGCCCTGGATGACCTGCACCGCTTCTACGACGCGGTGATCTTCTCCACCGGTGCCGACGCGGACCGGCCGCTCGACATCCCCGGCATCGGCTTGGACGGCTCCTACGGCGCCGCCGACTTCGTGTCCTGGTACGACGGCCATCCCGACGTCCCGCGCACCTGGCCCCTGGCGGCGGAGAAGGTCGCCGTGCTCGGGGTCGGCAATGTCGCCCTCGACGTCGCCCGCGTCCTGGCCAAGACCGCCGATGAGCTGCTGCCCACGGAGATCCCGCAGAACGTCTACGAAGGTCTCAAGGCGAACAAGGCCCTTGAGGTGCACGTCTTCGGCCGGCGTGGCCCTGCCCAGGCCAAGTTCAGCCCGATGGAACTGCGCGAGCTCAACCACTCCCCGAGCATCGAGGTCATCGTCGACCCCGAGGACATCGAGTACGACGACGGCTCCATCGCCACCAGGCGCGGGAACAAGCAGGCGGACATGGTCGCCTCCACCTTGGAGAACTGGGCCATCCGCGATGTGGGGGACCGCCCGCACAAGCTCTACCTGCACTTCTTCGAGTCCCCGACCGAGATCCTCGGCGACGACGGCAGCGTCGTCGCCCTGCGCACCGAGCGCACCGAACTCGACGGCACCGGAAATGTCCGCGGCACGGGCCGCTTCCGCGACTGGGACGTCCAGGCCGTCTACCGCGCGGTGGGGTACCTGTCCGAGGAACTGCCCAAGCTTCCCTTCGACGCGGTCTCCGGCACCGTCCCGCACGAGGCCGGCCGGGTCCTGGACGGCGACGGCGTCCACATTCCGTCCGTGTACGTCACCGGCTGGATCAAGCGTGGCCCGGTCGGTCTCATCGGCCACACCAAGGGGGACGCCAACGAGACCGTGGCCTGTCTCCTCACCGACCACGCCGCCGGCCGCCTCGAGGTGCCCGCCGAGCCCGGCGAGGACGCGATCGAGGAGTACCTGCGCGAACGAGGCGTGCGGTTCACCACCTGGGAGGGCTGGCACCGCCTGGACGCGCACGAGCGCGCGCTCGGCGAGGCACAGGGCCGTGAGCGCGTGAAGGTCGTGGAGCGCGAGGAGATGCTCGACGCGAGCGGCGCGTAG
- a CDS encoding phosphopentomutase — MSEKTVIVVLDGFGIGAMPDAGVLRPADVAADTCRHVLDHCRRILGRPLRLPTLGALGLGLVHPHPDLARHTERPVAVGRAALGYSGADTFAGHQTMMGADFSHVTVARLADHLPEVTSALTAAGHRVERLGHRPLLVADGTVLIHDNLEADPGINWNVTGRLDDLPFDRILAIARTVRSVAPVARVIAVGGHADGPLPAYVRDGDGGTHGLDTPATGLYRNGGLQVQHLGAPVDHTRQLPERAARAGVPVTLVGKAVDILTCDAAVRRPAVATADVLAHTEEAVRAPGTGLVVANVQETDLAGHQQDAREYGRVLEQVDAGLAVLVESIGRQGGRLVVTADHGNDPTIGHPNHTREYVPVLTYRPDGAGIELREDATTLADVGAATAEWLGLPPVT, encoded by the coding sequence ATGAGCGAGAAGACCGTCATCGTCGTCCTCGACGGATTCGGCATCGGCGCCATGCCCGACGCCGGCGTACTCCGGCCCGCCGACGTCGCCGCCGACACCTGCCGGCACGTCCTGGACCACTGCCGCCGGATCCTGGGCCGGCCCTTGCGCCTGCCCACCCTCGGGGCCCTCGGCCTCGGCCTGGTCCACCCGCATCCCGACCTGGCCCGGCACACCGAACGGCCCGTCGCCGTCGGCCGGGCCGCCCTCGGCTACTCCGGCGCGGACACCTTCGCCGGCCACCAGACCATGATGGGCGCCGACTTCAGCCACGTCACCGTCGCCCGCCTCGCCGACCACCTCCCCGAAGTGACCTCCGCGCTGACCGCCGCGGGCCACCGGGTCGAACGCCTCGGCCACCGGCCGCTGCTCGTCGCGGACGGCACCGTCCTGATCCACGACAACCTCGAAGCCGACCCCGGTATCAACTGGAACGTCACCGGGCGCCTCGACGACCTTCCCTTCGACCGGATCCTCGCCATCGCCCGTACGGTACGCAGCGTCGCGCCCGTCGCCCGGGTGATCGCCGTCGGCGGACACGCGGACGGCCCGCTGCCCGCCTACGTACGCGACGGCGACGGCGGAACCCACGGCCTCGACACACCCGCCACGGGCCTCTACCGCAACGGCGGACTTCAGGTACAACACCTGGGCGCGCCCGTCGACCACACCCGTCAGCTTCCCGAGCGGGCCGCCCGCGCGGGCGTCCCCGTCACCCTCGTCGGCAAGGCGGTGGACATCCTGACCTGCGACGCGGCCGTCCGCCGTCCCGCCGTCGCCACGGCAGACGTGCTGGCACACACGGAGGAAGCGGTACGGGCCCCCGGCACCGGGCTCGTCGTCGCCAACGTCCAGGAGACCGACCTCGCCGGCCACCAGCAGGACGCGCGCGAGTACGGCCGCGTCCTGGAACAGGTCGACGCGGGACTCGCGGTGCTCGTGGAGTCCATCGGCCGGCAGGGTGGCCGGCTCGTCGTGACCGCGGACCACGGCAACGACCCCACCATCGGGCACCCGAACCACACCCGCGAGTACGTACCGGTCCTCACCTACCGACCGGACGGAGCGGGAATCGAACTCCGCGAGGACGCGACGACGCTCGCGGATGTGGGCGCGGCCACCGCGGAGTGGCTCGGGCTTCCCCCGGTGACCTGA
- a CDS encoding DUF2620 domain-containing protein, with translation MTKILTGGVGKTEVADTVSKLSLDGLEITLSNDMDAAMKLRTGQADYYLGTCHTGAGASLGVLVGLLGQALCHTFGRSVPTEEEVAALLADGKKVFGFAIDQIDVLAPVMARAIAARG, from the coding sequence ATGACGAAGATCCTCACCGGCGGCGTCGGCAAGACCGAGGTCGCTGACACCGTCTCCAAGCTCTCCCTCGACGGCCTGGAGATCACCCTGTCCAACGACATGGACGCCGCGATGAAGCTGCGTACGGGCCAGGCCGACTACTACCTCGGCACCTGTCACACCGGAGCCGGCGCCTCGCTCGGCGTCCTCGTCGGCCTGCTGGGCCAGGCGCTGTGCCACACCTTCGGCCGCTCGGTGCCGACCGAGGAGGAGGTCGCCGCCCTGCTGGCGGACGGCAAGAAGGTCTTCGGCTTCGCCATCGACCAGATCGACGTACTCGCCCCGGTCATGGCCCGCGCGATCGCCGCGCGCGGCTGA